The following are from one region of the Staphylococcus argenteus genome:
- the ftsH gene encoding ATP-dependent zinc metalloprotease FtsH: protein MQKAFRNVLVIVIIGVIIFGLFSYLNGNGNMPKQLTYNQFTEKLEKGDLKTLEIQPQQNVYMVSGKTKNDEDYSSTILYNNEKELQKITDAAKKQNGVKLTIKEEEKQSVFVSTLSTLIPVVVIALLFIFFLSQAQGGGSGGRMMNFGKSKAKMYDNNKRRVRFSDVAGADEEKQELIEIVDFLKDNKKFKEMGSRIPKGVLLVGPPGTGKTLLARAVAGEAGAPFFSISGSDFVEMFVGVGASRVRDLFDNAKKNAPCIIFIDEIDAVGRQRGAGVGGGHDEREQTLNQLLVEMDGFGENEGIIMIAATNRPDILDPALLRPGRFDRQIQVGRPDVKGREAILHVHAKNKPLDETVDLKAISQRTPGFSGADLENLLNEASLIAVREGKKKIDMRDIEEATDRVIAGPAKKSRVISKKERNIVAHHEAGHTIIGMVLDEAEVVHKVTIVPRGQAGGYAMMLPKQDRFLMTEQELLDKICGLLGGRVSEDINFNEVSTGASNDFERATQIARSMVTQYGMSKKLGPLQFGHSNGQVFLGKDMQGEPNYSSQIAYEIDKEVQRIVKEQYERCKQILLEHKEQLILIAETLLTEETLVAEQIQSLFYEGKLPEIDYDAAKVVKDEGSEFNDGKFGKSYEEIRKEQLEEGRREEKEDRKEEKDIAEDRKEADKSHDNDEPAHQQAPNIEKPYDPNHPDNK from the coding sequence ATGCAGAAAGCTTTTCGCAATGTGCTAGTTATCGTAATAATAGGCGTTATTATTTTTGGTCTATTTTCATATTTAAACGGTAATGGAAATATGCCGAAACAGCTTACATATAATCAGTTTACTGAGAAGTTGGAAAAGGGTGACCTTAAAACATTAGAAATCCAACCACAACAAAATGTGTATATGGTAAGTGGTAAGACGAAAAATGATGAAGATTATTCATCAACTATTTTATATAACAATGAAAAAGAATTACAAAAAATTACAGATGCTGCTAAGAAGCAAAACGGTGTAAAATTAACGATTAAAGAAGAAGAAAAACAAAGTGTCTTTGTAAGTACACTTTCAACATTAATTCCAGTTGTTGTTATCGCGTTATTATTTATTTTCTTCCTAAGCCAAGCACAAGGTGGCGGTAGTGGCGGTCGTATGATGAACTTTGGTAAATCCAAAGCGAAAATGTACGATAATAATAAACGTCGAGTTCGCTTCTCTGATGTAGCAGGTGCTGATGAAGAAAAGCAAGAGCTAATTGAAATTGTAGATTTCTTAAAAGACAACAAGAAATTTAAAGAAATGGGTTCAAGAATACCTAAAGGTGTCTTACTTGTTGGACCTCCAGGTACAGGTAAAACATTACTAGCAAGAGCGGTTGCTGGTGAAGCGGGTGCCCCATTCTTCTCAATTAGTGGTTCAGACTTCGTTGAGATGTTCGTTGGTGTTGGTGCGAGTCGTGTACGTGACTTGTTTGATAATGCTAAGAAAAATGCACCTTGTATCATTTTCATCGATGAAATTGATGCTGTTGGTCGTCAACGTGGCGCTGGTGTAGGTGGCGGTCATGATGAACGTGAACAAACATTAAACCAATTATTAGTTGAAATGGATGGCTTTGGTGAAAATGAAGGTATCATTATGATAGCTGCTACAAACCGTCCAGATATTCTAGATCCAGCGTTATTACGTCCAGGTCGTTTTGATAGACAAATTCAAGTTGGTCGTCCAGATGTAAAAGGTCGTGAAGCAATTCTTCATGTCCATGCTAAGAATAAACCACTTGATGAAACTGTAGACTTAAAAGCTATTTCACAACGCACACCAGGATTCTCTGGTGCTGATTTAGAAAACTTGTTAAACGAAGCATCGTTAATTGCTGTACGTGAAGGTAAGAAGAAAATTGACATGAGAGATATCGAAGAAGCAACGGATAGAGTTATTGCTGGTCCTGCTAAGAAATCTCGTGTTATTTCTAAGAAAGAACGTAATATCGTTGCACATCATGAAGCTGGTCATACAATTATCGGTATGGTACTTGATGAGGCAGAGGTTGTTCATAAAGTTACTATCGTACCACGTGGTCAAGCTGGTGGATATGCTATGATGTTACCAAAACAAGATCGCTTCTTAATGACTGAACAAGAGTTATTAGATAAAATTTGTGGTCTACTTGGTGGACGAGTATCAGAAGATATTAACTTTAATGAAGTTTCAACTGGTGCGTCAAATGACTTTGAACGTGCTACACAAATTGCACGATCAATGGTTACACAATATGGTATGAGTAAAAAGCTAGGACCATTACAATTCGGTCATAGCAACGGACAAGTGTTCTTAGGTAAAGACATGCAAGGTGAACCTAATTATTCAAGTCAAATTGCTTATGAAATAGATAAAGAAGTTCAACGAATCGTTAAAGAACAATACGAACGTTGTAAACAAATTTTATTAGAGCACAAAGAACAGTTAATTTTAATTGCTGAAACATTATTAACAGAAGAAACATTAGTTGCTGAACAAATTCAATCATTATTCTATGAAGGTAAATTACCTGAAATAGATTATGATGCAGCTAAAGTTGTTAAAGATGAGGGTTCTGAATTTAACGATGGTAAATTTGGTAAATCTTATGAAGAAATTCGTAAAGAGCAATTAGAAGAAGGTCGACGTGAAGAAAAAGAAGATCGTAAAGAAGAAAAAGATATTGCTGAAGATAGAAAAGAAGCTGATAAATCTCATGACAATGATGAGCCAGCACATCAACAAGCGCCTAATATCGAAAAACCTTATGATCCAAATCACCCAGACAATAAATAA
- the hslO gene encoding Hsp33 family molecular chaperone HslO: MTHDYIVKALAFDGEIRAYAALTTETVQEAQTRHYTWPTASAAMGRTMTATAMMGAMLKGDQKLTVTVDGQGPIGRIIADANAKGEVRAYVDHPQTHFPLNEQGKLDVRRAVGTNGSIMVVKDVGMKDYFSGASPIVSGELGEDFTYYYATSEQTPSSVGLGVLVNPDNTIKAAGGFIIQVMPGAKEETIVKLEKAISEMTPVSKLIEQGLTPEGLLNEILGEEHVQILEKMPVQFECNCSHEKFLNAIKGLGEAEIQNMIKEDHGAEAVCHFCGNKYKYSEEELNQLLESLA; this comes from the coding sequence ATGACACATGATTATATTGTTAAAGCGTTAGCATTTGATGGGGAAATTAGGGCATATGCAGCTTTGACTACTGAAACAGTTCAAGAAGCACAAACGAGACATTATACATGGCCGACAGCATCTGCTGCAATGGGACGAACAATGACAGCAACAGCAATGATGGGCGCCATGTTAAAAGGTGATCAAAAATTAACAGTCACGGTAGATGGTCAAGGGCCTATTGGGCGTATCATTGCTGACGCTAATGCTAAAGGTGAGGTGCGCGCATATGTAGATCACCCACAAACGCATTTTCCATTAAATGAGCAAGGTAAACTTGATGTTAGACGAGCAGTTGGTACAAATGGATCTATTATGGTTGTAAAAGACGTTGGCATGAAAGATTACTTCTCTGGAGCGAGTCCGATTGTTTCGGGTGAACTAGGTGAAGACTTTACTTATTATTATGCTACAAGTGAACAAACGCCTTCATCAGTAGGACTTGGTGTACTTGTAAATCCTGATAACACGATTAAGGCAGCTGGTGGCTTTATTATTCAAGTAATGCCTGGTGCAAAAGAAGAAACTATTGTGAAGCTAGAAAAAGCTATTAGTGAAATGACACCAGTGTCTAAATTAATTGAACAAGGTTTAACACCTGAAGGGTTATTAAATGAAATTTTAGGTGAAGAGCATGTACAAATTTTAGAAAAAATGCCAGTTCAATTTGAATGTAACTGTAGTCATGAGAAATTTTTAAATGCTATTAAAGGATTAGGCGAGGCAGAAATTCAAAATATGATTAAAGAAGATCATGGCGCAGAAGCAGTATGTCATTTCTGTGGAAATAAATATAAATATTCTGAGGAAGAATTGAACCAGTTGCTAGAAAGTTTAGCATAA
- the cysK gene encoding cysteine synthase A, which translates to MAQKPVDNITQIIGGTPVVKLRNVVDENAADVYVKLEYQNPGGSVKDRIALAMIEKAEREGKIKPGDTIVEPTSGNTGIGLAFVCAAKGYKAVFTMPETMSQERRNLLKAYGAELVLTPGSEAMKGAIKKAKELKEEHGYFEPQQFENPANPEVHELTTGPELLQQFEGKNIDAFLAGVGTGGTLSGVGKVLKKEYPNIEIVAIEPEASPVLSGGEPGPHKLQGLGAGFIPGTLNTEIYDSIIKVGNDTAMEMSRRVAKEEGILAGISSGAAIYAAIQKAKELGKGKTVVTVLPSNGERYLSTPLYSFDD; encoded by the coding sequence ATGGCACAAAAACCAGTAGATAATATTACTCAAATTATTGGTGGTACACCAGTAGTCAAATTGAGAAATGTAGTAGATGAAAATGCAGCAGACGTTTATGTGAAATTGGAATATCAAAATCCAGGTGGTTCTGTTAAAGATAGAATTGCGTTAGCGATGATTGAAAAAGCTGAACGAGAAGGCAAAATTAAGCCTGGCGACACAATTGTAGAACCAACTAGTGGTAATACAGGTATCGGTTTAGCATTTGTATGTGCTGCTAAAGGATATAAAGCAGTATTTACAATGCCTGAAACAATGAGTCAAGAGCGCCGTAATTTATTAAAAGCATATGGTGCAGAATTAGTTTTAACGCCTGGATCAGAAGCGATGAAAGGTGCAATTAAAAAAGCTAAAGAATTAAAAGAAGAACATGGTTATTTTGAACCGCAACAATTTGAAAATCCAGCAAACCCTGAGGTACATGAGTTGACTACAGGTCCTGAGTTGTTACAACAATTTGAAGGTAAAAATATCGATGCGTTCTTAGCTGGTGTAGGTACTGGTGGTACGTTATCTGGTGTTGGTAAAGTTCTAAAAAAAGAATACCCTAATATTGAAATTGTTGCTATAGAGCCTGAAGCATCTCCAGTTTTAAGTGGTGGTGAGCCTGGTCCGCATAAATTACAAGGTTTAGGTGCTGGATTTATTCCAGGTACTTTGAATACAGAAATATATGATAGTATTATTAAAGTAGGTAATGACACAGCGATGGAAATGTCTCGTCGTGTTGCTAAAGAAGAAGGTATTTTAGCAGGTATTTCATCTGGTGCTGCGATATATGCCGCTATTCAAAAAGCGAAAGAATTAGGTAAAGGAAAAACGGTAGTAACTGTATTACCAAGTAATGGTGAACGTTACTTATCAACACCTTTATATTCTTTCGATGACTAA
- the folP gene encoding dihydropteroate synthase: MTKTEIMGILNVTPDSFSDGGKFNDVESAINRVKCMMDEGVDIIDVGGVSTRPGHEMITLEEEINRVLPVVEAIVGFDVKISVDTFRSEVAEACLKLGVDMINDQWAGLYDKRMFQVVAKYDAEIVLMHNGNGERDEPVIEEMLTSLLAQAHQAKLAGIRADKIWLDPGIGFAKTRDEEAEVMSRLDELVATEYPILLATSRKRFTKEMMGYDTTPVERDEVTAATTAYGIMKGVKAVRVHNVGLNAKLAKGIDFLKENENGRQNLS, encoded by the coding sequence ATGACTAAAACAGAAATTATGGGCATATTAAATGTTACACCTGATTCATTTTCAGATGGTGGTAAATTTAACGATGTTGAATCTGCAATAAATAGGGTGAAGTGCATGATGGATGAAGGTGTTGATATCATAGATGTTGGGGGTGTTTCGACACGACCAGGACATGAAATGATTACTTTGGAAGAAGAGATTAATAGAGTTTTACCAGTCGTTGAGGCAATTGTTGGTTTTGATGTAAAAATTTCAGTTGATACATTTAGAAGTGAAGTTGCTGAGGCATGCTTGAAGTTAGGCGTAGATATGATTAATGATCAATGGGCGGGGCTCTATGATAAACGAATGTTTCAAGTTGTTGCTAAATATGATGCAGAAATAGTTTTAATGCATAATGGTAATGGTGAGCGTGATGAACCAGTTATCGAAGAAATGCTTACTTCATTGTTGGCCCAGGCGCATCAAGCTAAACTTGCAGGAATTCGTGCAGATAAAATATGGCTTGATCCGGGAATTGGTTTCGCTAAAACTAGAGATGAAGAAGCGGAAGTAATGTCAAGACTGGATGAACTTGTAGCTACGGAGTATCCTATTTTATTAGCAACCAGCCGAAAGAGATTTACAAAAGAGATGATGGGTTATGATACAACGCCAGTTGAAAGAGATGAAGTGACTGCTGCTACGACAGCTTATGGTATTATGAAAGGCGTTAAAGCAGTACGCGTACACAATGTTGGGTTAAATGCGAAACTAGCTAAAGGTATAGATTTTTTAAAGGAGAATGAAAATGGAAGACAAAATCTTTCTTAA
- the folB gene encoding dihydroneopterin aldolase, producing the protein MEDKIFLKGMRFYGYHGALSAENEIGQIFKVDVTLKVDLAEAGRTDNVVDTVHYGEVFEEVKLIMEGEPVNLLEHLAERIAKRINSQYNRVMETKVKITKENPPIPGHYDGVGIEIVRVNL; encoded by the coding sequence ATGGAAGACAAAATCTTTCTTAAAGGAATGCGCTTTTATGGATATCATGGTGCTTTATCAGCTGAAAATGAAATCGGACAAATTTTCAAAGTAGATGTAACGTTGAAAGTAGATTTGGCTGAAGCAGGACGAACTGACAATGTTGTTGACACAGTTCATTATGGTGAAGTTTTTGAAGAGGTTAAATTGATCATGGAAGGTGAGCCGGTAAATTTACTTGAGCATCTAGCTGAACGTATTGCAAAACGAATAAATTCACAATATAATCGTGTAATGGAAACGAAAGTGAAAATCACTAAAGAAAATCCACCAATACCAGGACATTATGATGGTGTTGGTATCGAAATAGTGAGGGTGAATTTATGA
- the folK gene encoding 2-amino-4-hydroxy-6-hydroxymethyldihydropteridine diphosphokinase → MIQAYLGLGSNIGDRENQLNEAIKMLNEYDGIDVLKVSSIYETAPVGYTEQPNFLNLCIGIETTLSVSELLERCLDVEARLHRVRKERWGPRTIDVDILLYGNEITELPNLSVPHPRMNERAFVLIPLNDIATDVIEPRSNLKIKDLVPNDESVVLYKL, encoded by the coding sequence ATGATTCAAGCATATTTAGGTTTAGGTAGTAATATTGGTGACAGAGAAAATCAACTTAATGAAGCTATAAAGATGTTGAACGAATATGATGGTATCGATGTATTAAAGGTTTCTTCGATATATGAAACTGCACCAGTAGGCTATACCGAGCAGCCTAACTTTTTGAATTTATGTATTGGAATTGAAACAACACTTTCAGTATCAGAATTATTAGAACGTTGCTTAGATGTCGAAGCGCGTTTACATCGTGTTAGGAAAGAGCGATGGGGTCCAAGGACAATAGATGTAGATATTTTATTATACGGGAATGAAATTACAGAATTGCCGAATCTTTCAGTACCACATCCAAGAATGAATGAACGTGCATTTGTTTTAATTCCTTTAAATGATATTGCTACAGATGTTATAGAACCTCGTTCGAATCTGAAAATAAAGGATTTAGTACCTAATGATGAAAGCGTAGTATTGTATAAGCTGTAA
- the lysS gene encoding lysine--tRNA ligase — MSEEMNDQMLVRRQKLQELYDLGIDPFGSKFNRSGLSSDLKEEWDKYSKEELAEKEEESHVSIAGRLMTKRGKGKAGFAHVQDLAGQIQIYVRKDQVGDEQFDIWKIADLGDIVGVEGVMFKTNTGELSVKAKKFTLLAKSLRPLPDKFHGLQDIEQRYRQRYLDLITNENSTRTFINRSKIIQEMRNYLNNKGFLEVETPMMHQIAGGAAAKPFVTHHNALDATLYMRIAIELHLKRLIVGGLEKVYEIGRVFRNEGVSTRHNPEFTMIELYEAYADYNDIMDLTESMVRHIANEVLGSAKVQYGGETIDLESPWTRLHMVDAVKEATGVDFYNVTSDEEAKELAKEHGIEIKDTMKYGHILNEFFEQKVEETLIQPTFIYGHPTDISPLAKKNPEDPRFTDRFELFIVGREHANAFTELNDPIDQRARFEAQLVEKAQGNDEAHEMDEDYIEALEYGMPPTGGLGIGIDRLVMLLTDSPSIRDVLLFPYMRQK; from the coding sequence ATGTCAGAAGAAATGAATGACCAAATGCTAGTAAGACGTCAAAAGTTACAAGAATTATATGATTTGGGGATAGATCCGTTTGGCTCTAAATTTAATCGTTCAGGTTTATCTAGTGATTTGAAAGAAGAATGGGATAAATACTCTAAAGAAGAATTGGCTGAAAAAGAAGAGGAAAGTCACGTATCTATAGCTGGACGACTTATGACAAAACGTGGTAAAGGTAAGGCTGGATTTGCACATGTTCAAGATTTAGCTGGACAAATCCAAATTTATGTTCGTAAAGACCAAGTTGGTGATGAGCAATTTGATATATGGAAAATTGCAGATTTAGGAGACATTGTTGGTGTTGAAGGTGTAATGTTTAAAACAAACACAGGTGAATTGTCCGTTAAAGCCAAAAAATTTACCTTGCTTGCTAAATCTTTAAGACCATTACCGGATAAATTCCACGGCTTGCAAGATATTGAACAAAGATACCGTCAAAGATATTTGGATTTAATTACTAATGAAAATAGTACGCGTACATTTATAAATCGCAGTAAAATCATTCAAGAAATGCGAAATTATTTAAATAATAAAGGTTTCTTAGAAGTTGAGACACCTATGATGCATCAAATTGCTGGTGGTGCAGCTGCTAAACCGTTTGTAACCCATCATAATGCGTTAGATGCAACATTATACATGCGTATTGCAATAGAGTTACATTTAAAACGTTTGATTGTTGGTGGACTTGAGAAAGTATATGAAATTGGAAGAGTATTCCGTAATGAAGGTGTATCAACTAGACATAACCCAGAATTTACAATGATTGAGCTATATGAAGCATATGCAGATTATAATGATATTATGGATTTAACTGAATCAATGGTAAGACATATTGCTAATGAAGTATTAGGATCTGCTAAAGTACAATATGGAGGAGAAACGATTGATTTAGAATCTCCATGGACACGATTGCATATGGTTGATGCTGTTAAAGAAGCTACAGGTGTAGATTTTTATAATGTAACTAGTGATGAAGAAGCTAAAGAATTAGCGAAAGAACATGGCATCGAAATAAAAGATACAATGAAGTATGGACATATTTTAAATGAGTTCTTTGAACAAAAGGTAGAAGAGACTCTTATTCAGCCAACATTTATATATGGTCATCCTACTGATATTTCTCCTCTTGCGAAGAAGAATCCAGAGGACCCTAGATTTACTGATCGTTTCGAATTGTTTATTGTTGGTAGAGAGCATGCAAATGCATTTACAGAATTAAATGATCCTATTGATCAAAGAGCACGTTTTGAAGCGCAACTTGTTGAAAAAGCTCAGGGTAATGATGAGGCACATGAAATGGATGAAGACTACATTGAAGCTTTAGAATATGGTATGCCTCCAACAGGTGGATTAGGTATCGGTATTGATAGATTGGTTATGCTATTGACTGACTCCCCATCAATCAGAGACGTATTATTATTCCCATATATGAGACAAAAATAG
- the pdxR gene encoding MocR-like pyridoxine biosynthesis transcription factor PdxR — protein MKNTLYHQLYEKLKKQIIEGQFKEGDKFYSKRQLSKHLSISQTTVEHAYQLLLDEGYIYSRPRSGYFVSEIESLTILNTQPIPSLLNDIYKPKASDEAYDYAFNLDEIDTKHFPIELFRKYSKDLYDTNHLNNLLRGHFQGELHLRFQLAFYLFTNRGVICDPSQIIIGSSTEQLVNQLVDLLFTSTFIIEKPSYPPIKNILDKKQVEYEQIEVEHNGINVDEVIKSKKNIVYITPSHQFPTGYVMDLKKRTQLIQWAQEKEERFIIEDDYDSEFRYFGKPIPAIQGLYSRGEKVIYISTFSKSIFPSCRVAYMVLPFSIMKKYHSQNHIEGNTVPVHMQDLIATFISTGSFERHLNKMRRIYRRKLTYILKRLKPYKNQLDIQGAETGMHFTITVKNGLTLQECLNRANKMKLKLQVYNFDDEQDYKKTPKFILGFGGIDDDALKPHVDALIKSLIIK, from the coding sequence TTGAAAAACACTTTATACCATCAACTTTATGAAAAATTAAAAAAACAAATAATAGAAGGACAATTTAAAGAAGGTGATAAATTTTACTCTAAGAGACAATTAAGCAAACATTTATCTATTAGTCAAACAACTGTAGAGCATGCATACCAACTTCTATTAGACGAAGGTTACATTTATTCAAGACCACGTTCTGGTTATTTTGTATCTGAAATTGAATCTTTAACAATCTTGAATACTCAACCTATCCCTTCTCTTTTAAATGATATATATAAACCAAAAGCTAGTGATGAAGCTTATGATTATGCTTTTAATTTGGATGAAATAGACACGAAACATTTCCCTATAGAACTTTTCAGAAAGTATTCAAAAGATCTTTATGATACAAATCATTTAAACAATTTACTTAGAGGTCACTTTCAGGGAGAATTACATTTACGGTTTCAACTGGCATTTTATTTATTTACTAATCGGGGTGTGATTTGTGATCCAAGTCAAATTATAATTGGTTCATCTACCGAACAATTAGTAAACCAACTAGTCGATTTACTTTTTACTTCTACGTTTATTATTGAAAAACCTAGTTATCCACCAATCAAAAATATTTTAGATAAAAAGCAAGTTGAATATGAACAAATTGAAGTTGAACATAATGGAATAAACGTCGATGAAGTAATAAAATCCAAAAAAAATATAGTATATATAACGCCTTCCCACCAATTTCCAACTGGATATGTGATGGATTTAAAAAAACGGACTCAATTAATTCAATGGGCTCAAGAAAAAGAAGAACGTTTTATTATAGAAGACGATTATGATTCTGAATTTAGATATTTCGGTAAACCTATTCCAGCGATTCAAGGTCTATATTCAAGAGGAGAAAAAGTAATTTATATCAGTACATTTTCAAAGTCTATTTTTCCTAGTTGCCGTGTTGCTTATATGGTTCTACCATTTTCAATAATGAAAAAATATCACTCCCAAAATCACATTGAAGGTAATACTGTACCAGTTCATATGCAAGACCTTATAGCAACGTTCATATCTACCGGTAGTTTTGAAAGACATTTAAATAAAATGAGGAGGATTTATCGTAGAAAACTGACATATATTTTAAAGAGATTGAAACCTTACAAAAATCAACTTGATATCCAAGGTGCTGAAACAGGTATGCATTTTACAATTACAGTAAAGAATGGATTAACATTGCAAGAGTGTCTTAATAGAGCTAATAAAATGAAGTTAAAATTACAAGTTTATAATTTTGATGATGAACAAGACTATAAAAAAACACCTAAATTTATATTAGGATTTGGCGGTATAGATGATGATGCCTTAAAACCACATGTAGATGCTCTAATAAAATCATTAATTATAAAGTAA
- the pdxS gene encoding pyridoxal 5'-phosphate synthase lyase subunit PdxS — protein MSKIIGSDRVKRGMAEMQKGGVIMDVVNAEQARIAEEAGAVAVMALERVPSDIRAAGGVARMANPKIVEEVMNAVSIPVMAKARIGHITEARVLEAMGVDYIDESEVLTPADEEYHLRKDQFTVPFVCGCRNLGEAARRIGEGAAMLRTKGEPGTGNIVEAVRHMRQVNSEVSRLTVMNDDEIMTFAKDIGAPYEILKQIKDNGRLPVVNFAAGGVATPQDAALMMELGADGVFVGSGIFKSEDPEKFAKAIVQATTHYQDYELIGRLASELGTAMKGLDINQLSLEERMQERGW, from the coding sequence ATGAGTAAAATTATTGGATCAGATAGAGTCAAAAGAGGTATGGCAGAAATGCAAAAAGGTGGCGTTATTATGGACGTTGTCAATGCTGAACAAGCAAGAATAGCAGAAGAAGCTGGTGCAGTAGCAGTAATGGCATTAGAACGTGTACCTTCTGATATCAGAGCAGCAGGTGGTGTTGCACGTATGGCAAACCCTAAAATTGTAGAAGAAGTTATGAATGCAGTTTCTATCCCAGTTATGGCAAAAGCACGAATTGGACACATTACGGAAGCAAGAGTTTTAGAAGCAATGGGTGTAGACTACATTGATGAATCAGAAGTTTTGACTCCTGCTGACGAAGAGTATCATTTAAGAAAAGATCAATTTACAGTACCATTTGTTTGTGGTTGCCGTAATTTAGGTGAGGCTGCGCGTAGAATTGGTGAAGGTGCTGCTATGTTACGTACTAAAGGTGAACCTGGTACAGGTAATATTGTAGAAGCTGTAAGACATATGAGACAAGTTAATTCAGAAGTAAGTCGATTAACTGTAATGAATGATGATGAGATTATGACTTTTGCGAAAGATATCGGTGCACCATATGAAATTTTAAAACAAATTAAAGACAATGGTCGTTTACCAGTAGTTAACTTCGCAGCAGGTGGTGTTGCGACACCTCAAGATGCAGCATTAATGATGGAACTAGGTGCTGATGGTGTATTCGTTGGATCAGGTATTTTCAAATCAGAAGATCCGGAAAAATTTGCTAAGGCAATTGTTCAAGCAACAACACATTACCAAGATTATGAATTAATTGGAAGATTAGCAAGTGAATTAGGTACTGCTATGAAAGGGCTAGATATTAACCAATTATCATTAGAAGAACGTATGCAAGAGCGTGGTTGGTAA
- the pdxT gene encoding pyridoxal 5'-phosphate synthase glutaminase subunit PdxT, translated as MKIGVLALQGAVREHIRHIELSGHEGVAIKKVEQLQDIDGLILPGGESTTLRRLMNLYGFKEALQNSSLPMFGTCAGLIVLAQDIIGEEGYLNKLNITVQRNSFGRQVDSFETELDIKGIATDIEGVFIRAPHIEKVGQDVDILCKVNDKIVAVQQGKYLGVSFHPELTDDYRVTAYFINQIVGKE; from the coding sequence ATGAAAATAGGTGTATTAGCATTACAAGGTGCAGTTCGTGAACATATTCGACATATTGAATTAAGTGGTCACGAAGGTGTGGCGATAAAAAAAGTAGAACAATTACAAGATATAGATGGATTGATATTACCGGGTGGTGAATCAACTACATTACGTCGCTTAATGAATTTATATGGTTTTAAAGAAGCTTTACAAAATTCTTCATTACCGATGTTTGGCACGTGTGCAGGTTTAATTGTACTTGCACAAGATATTATCGGTGAAGAAGGATATCTTAATAAGTTAAATATTACAGTTCAACGTAATTCATTTGGTAGACAAGTTGACAGTTTTGAAACAGAATTAGATATTAAAGGGATTGCTACTGATATTGAGGGTGTTTTTATAAGGGCGCCTCATATTGAAAAAGTAGGTCAAGATGTTGATATCTTATGTAAAGTTAATGATAAAATTGTCGCTGTTCAACAAGGCAAATATTTAGGTGTCTCTTTCCATCCTGAATTAACTGATGATTATAGAGTAACTGCGTACTTTATTAATCAAATTGTAGGTAAAGAGTAG